One genomic region from Balaenoptera acutorostrata chromosome 1, mBalAcu1.1, whole genome shotgun sequence encodes:
- the MIB2 gene encoding E3 ubiquitin-protein ligase MIB2 isoform X3, with protein sequence MEPDPQAGVQVGMRVVRGVDWKWGQQDGGEGGVGTVVELGRHGSPSTPDRTVVVQWDHGTRTNYRAGYQGAHDLLLFDNAQIGVRHPNIICDCCKKHGLRGMRWKCRVCFDYDLCTQCYMQNKHELAHAFERYETAHSRPVTLSPRQGLPRIPLRGIFQGAKVVRGPDWEWGSQDGGEGKPGRVADIRGWDVETGRSVASVTWADGTTNVYRVGHKGKVDLKCVGEAAGGFYYREHLPRLGKPAELQRRVSADGQPFQHGDKVKCLLDADILRDMQEGHGGWNPRMAKHNACSVGEVVRVIDDLDTVKRLQAGHGEWTDDMAPALGHIGRVLKVFGDGNLGVLVNGKLWTFSPSCLVAYRPEEDANLDVAERARENKSSLSVVLDKLRAQKSDLEHPGRLVVEVALGNVARALDLLRRHPEQVDTKNHGRTALQVAAYLGRVELVRRLLQARAGADLPDDEGSTALHYAALGNQPEAARVLLSSGCGANTLNGTRSSALHVAVQRGFLEVVRVLCERGCDVNLPDAHADTPLHCAISAGTGASGIVEVLTEVPGIDVTATNSQGFTLLHHASLKGHTLAVRRILARARQLVDAKKEDGFTALHLAALNDHREVAQVLIREGHCDVNVRNRKLQSPLHLAVQQAHVGLVPLLVDAGCSVNAEDEEGDTALHVALQRHQLLPLATDGAGGDPGALQLLSRLQASGLPGSAELTAGAAVACFLALEGADLSYANHRGRSPLDLAAEGRLLKALQGCAQRFRERQAGGGGGAAQGPRLALSAPNTVTNLHVTAPSGPEAAECLVCSELALLVLFSPCQHRTVCEECARRMKKCIRCQAVIGKKLRPDGTEVVSAAPAPGPPRQLVEELQSRYRQMEERITCPICIDSHIRLVFQCGHGACAPCGAALSACPICRQPIRDRIQIFV encoded by the exons ATGGAGCCAGACCCCCAGGCGGGCGTGCAGGTGGGCATGCGCGTGGTGCGCGGCGTGGACTGGAAATGGGGCCAGCAGGACGGCGGCGAGGGCGGCGTGGGCACGGTGGTGGAGCTCGGCCGCCACGGCAGCCCTTCGACCCCCGACCGCACGGTGGTCGTGCAGTGGGACCACGGCACCCGCACCAACTACCGCGCGGGCTACCAGGGCGCGCATGACCTGCTGCTCTTCGACAACGCCCAGATCG GCGTTCGCCACCCCAACATTATCTGCGACTGCTGCAAGAAGCACGGGCTGCGGGGCATGCGCTGGAAGTGCCGCGTCTGCTTCGACTACGATCTCTGCACGCAGTGCTACATGCAGAACAAGCACGAGCTGGCCCACGCCTTCGAGCGCTACGAGACGGCCCACTCGCGCCC GGTCACGCTGAGTCCCCGCCAGGGCCTCCCAAGGATCCCGTTAAGGGGCATCTTCCAGGGAGCGAAGGTGGTTCGGGGCCCCGACTGGGAGTGGGGCTCGCAGGATG gaggggaagggaagccCGGCCGAGTGGCGGACATCCGTGGCTGGGATGTGGAGACGGGCCGGAGCGTGGCCAGCGTGACCTGGGCCGACGGCACTACCAACGTGTACCGCGTGGGCCACAAGGGCAAGGTGGACCTCAAGTGTGTGGGCGAGGCAGCCGGTGGCTTCTACTACAGGGAGCATCTGCCGAGGCTCG GCAAGCCCGCAGAGCTGCAGCGCAGGGTGAGTGCTGATGGCCAGCCCTTCCAGCACGGGGACAAGGTCAAGTGTCTGCTGGATGCGGACATCCTGAGGGACATGCAGGAAGGCCACGGCGGATGGAACCCCCGGATGGCCAAG CACAACGCCTGCTCGGTGGGTGAAGTTGTGCGGGTCATTGACGACCTCGACACGGTGAAGCGGCTGCAGGCCGGGCATGGCGAGTGGACAGATGACATGGCCCCC gctCTGGGCCACATTGGGAGAGTACTGAAGGTTTTCGGAGATGGGAACCTGGGTGTGCTGGTCAACGGTAAGCTGTGGACCTTCAGCCCCTCCTGCCTGGTGGCCTACCGGCCTGAGGAGGACGCCAACCTGGACGTGGCCGAGCGCGCCCGGGAGAACAAAA gcTCCCTGAGTGTCGTCCTGGACAAGCTTCGAGCCCAGAAGAGTGACCTGGAGCATCCGGGGAGGCTGGTGGTGGAGGTGGCCCTGGGCAACGTGGCCCGGGCTCTGGACCTGCTGCGGCGGCACCCGGAGCAG GTGGACACCAAGAACCATGGCAGGACCGCCCTGCAGGTGGCTGCCTACCTAGGCCGGGTGGAGCTGGTGCGGCGGCTGCTGCAGGCTCGGGCGGGCGCGGACCTGCCGGACGACGAGGGCAGCACGGCGCTGCACTACGCGGCGCTGGG GAACCAGCCCGAGGCCGCCCGGGTGCTCCTGAGCTCGGGTTGCGGGGCCAACACGCTTAACGGCACCCGGAGCTCGGCGCTGCACGTGGCCGTGCAgaggggcttcctggaggtggtgagGGTCCTCTGTGAGCGCGGTTGTGACGTCAACCTGCCC GACGCCCATGCTGACACGCCCCTGCACTGTGCCATCTCGGCGGGCACTGGCGCCAGCGGCATCGTGGAGGTCCTCACTGAGGTGCCGGGCATCGACGTCACTGCCACCAACAGCCAAGGCTTCACCCTGCTGCACCATGCATCCCTCAAAGGCCACACGCT AGCCGTCAGAAGGATTCTGGCGCGGGCCCGGCAGCTGGTGGACGCCAAGAAGGAGGATGGGTTCACAGCGCTGCACCTGGCCGCCCTGAACGACCACAGGGAGGTGGCCCAGGTTCTCATCCGAGAG ggccATTGTGATGTGAATGTTCGCAACCGTAAGCTCCAGTCTCCGCTGCACCTGGCTGTGCAGCAGGCCCACGTGGGGCTGGTGCCGCTGCTGGTGGACGCTGGCTGCAGTGTCAACGCCGAGGACGAAGAGGGGGACACAGCTCTGCATGTGGCACTGCAGCGTCACCAGCTGCTGCCCCTGGCGACTGATGGGGCCGGGGGGGACCCCGGGGCCTTGCAGCTGCTGTCAAGG CTACAGGCCTCGGGCCTTCCAGGCAGCGCGGAGCTGACGGCTGGCGCGGCGGTCGCCTGCTTCTTGGCGCTGGAGGGCGCCGACCTGAGCTACGCCAACCACCGCGGCCGGAGCCCGCTGGACCTGGCAGCTGAGGGCCGCCTACTCAAAGCCCTGCAGGGCTGTGCCCAGCGCTTCCG GGAGCGGCaggctggcgggggcgggggcgcggcCCAGGGCCCAAGGCTGGCGCTCAGTGCCCCCAACACTGTGACCAACCTGCACGTCACTGCGCCGTCCGGGCCTGAGGCCGCCGAGTGCCTGGTGTGCTCGGAGCTGGCGCTGTTGGTGCTGTTCTCGCCTTGCCAGCACCGCACGGTGTGTGAGG AGTGCGCCCGCAGGATGAAGAAGTGCATCAGGTGCCAAGCGGTCATCGGCAAGAAGCTGCGCCCAG ACGGCACGGAGGTGGTcagcgccgcccccgcccccggcccacCGCGGCAGCTGGTGGAGGAGCTGCAGAGCCGCTACCGGCAGATGGAGGAGCGCATCACCTGCCCCATCTGCATCGACAGCCACATCCGCCTCGTGTTCCAGTGCGGTCACGGCGCCTGCGCGCCCTGCGGCGCTGCGCTCAGCGCCTGCCCCATCTGCCGCCAGCCCATCCGCGACCGCATCCAGATCTTCGTGTAG